In the Chitinophagales bacterium genome, one interval contains:
- a CDS encoding DUF1599 domain-containing protein: protein MESKTSRQFDEQAGACKDLFSKKAKDYGTSWRILRLSSLADQIFIKAQRIRTIDRLEVKQVAEEMDSEFIGIVNYSVIALIRLSLGARIEEPLAHEELMQQYVEKITTAKALMMAKNHDYGEAWRDMLISSFTDLILMRILRIRQMEENDGKTLASEGVDANLYDIINYAIFALIKISEQR, encoded by the coding sequence TTGGAAAGCAAAACAAGCAGGCAGTTTGATGAACAGGCGGGTGCCTGCAAAGACCTGTTCTCAAAGAAAGCGAAAGACTATGGAACATCCTGGAGAATTCTAAGACTCTCTTCGCTGGCCGATCAGATCTTTATCAAAGCGCAGCGTATCCGTACCATTGACAGGCTGGAAGTAAAGCAGGTCGCGGAAGAGATGGACAGTGAGTTTATCGGCATCGTAAATTATTCCGTGATTGCACTCATCCGGTTGTCGCTTGGTGCGAGGATTGAAGAACCGCTCGCCCATGAAGAACTGATGCAGCAGTATGTTGAAAAAATCACCACTGCCAAAGCGCTGATGATGGCGAAGAACCATGATTATGGCGAAGCCTGGCGTGATATGTTAATCAGTTCTTTCACAGATCTTATTCTCATGCGCATTCTCCGCATCAGGCAGATGGAAGAAAATGACGGCAAGACGCTTGCATCGGAAGGCGTGGATGCCAACCTGTACGATATCATCAATTACGCTATTTTTGCCCTGATAAAAATCAGCGAACAGCGATGA
- the folP gene encoding dihydropteroate synthase: MTAKNTIFSTKKTLNCHGKLLDISTPVVMGIINVTPDSFYDGGKLVNENNLLQQAEKMLLEGAAILDVGGMSSRPGATIISEQEELSRVIPAVDAIHRRFPDAVISIDTFRSTVLQHAVDHGASFANDISGGAFDPDLWKTVARLSVPYVLMHMQGTPATMQAGPGYENATQEIFDWLKKKILQLQLLGIHDVVVDPGFGFGKTIEHNFQLLSALPLFRLFGLPILAGISRKSMICQVLKINPADALNGTTALNTVALLNGAGILRVHDVKEARETIQLIQQLHAVTV; encoded by the coding sequence ATGACTGCGAAAAATACAATCTTTTCAACAAAGAAGACGCTGAACTGCCATGGGAAGCTGCTCGATATCAGCACGCCTGTTGTGATGGGTATCATTAATGTAACTCCCGATTCATTTTACGACGGCGGTAAGTTGGTCAATGAAAACAACTTGCTGCAGCAGGCTGAAAAAATGCTCCTGGAAGGTGCTGCCATACTCGATGTCGGTGGCATGTCGAGCCGGCCCGGTGCAACAATCATCAGCGAACAGGAAGAACTGTCGAGAGTCATTCCTGCAGTGGATGCGATACATCGCCGGTTTCCTGATGCCGTGATTTCAATTGATACCTTTCGCAGCACAGTGCTTCAGCATGCAGTTGATCACGGCGCTTCCTTCGCCAATGATATTTCCGGAGGTGCTTTCGATCCTGATTTATGGAAAACTGTTGCCAGATTAAGTGTGCCTTATGTGCTTATGCATATGCAAGGCACTCCGGCCACCATGCAAGCCGGTCCCGGCTATGAAAATGCGACACAGGAAATTTTTGACTGGCTGAAGAAGAAGATACTGCAACTGCAATTACTGGGCATACATGATGTGGTGGTTGATCCCGGATTTGGATTTGGTAAAACTATAGAGCACAATTTTCAGTTGTTATCCGCACTTCCGCTGTTCCGGCTCTTTGGATTGCCTATATTAGCCGGCATTTCGAGGAAATCAATGATTTGCCAGGTGCTGAAGATAAATCCTGCCGATGCGCTGAACGGTACAACAGCTTTAAACACCGTTGCATTGCTCAATGGTGCCGGCATACTCAGGGTACATGATGTGAAGGAAGCAAGAGAAACGATTCAGCTCATACAACAACTGCATGCCGTTACTGTATAA
- the cdaA gene encoding diadenylate cyclase CdaA, translating into MPLLYKIFSHEFELIDVIDLILVGLLVIELYRLVRGTRAMNIFFGMLLIYSAYLLVKFLKLHFLTDIIGAFVNAGLIAILIVFQPEIRRFLLKLGKAGLGDRENIWDFIRGNKKKRTKQQDQDAVEIESAIDYFSRTKTGALMVFYSTFKLNDFNSPGVKINAVISAKLLESIFEKSSPLHDGAVIISQNRIVFAGTVLPISESSSVPERAGLRHRAAIGITEETDAISIVVSEETGMISFARNGKINSIQSIQEMKQVLHAALGG; encoded by the coding sequence ATGCCGTTACTGTATAAAATATTCTCGCATGAATTTGAACTCATCGATGTCATCGACCTGATATTGGTGGGACTGCTGGTGATTGAATTGTACCGGTTGGTGCGCGGTACGCGGGCCATGAATATCTTTTTCGGCATGTTGCTCATCTACAGCGCTTACCTGTTGGTGAAGTTTCTGAAACTTCATTTTTTGACGGATATCATAGGCGCCTTCGTGAATGCCGGCCTCATTGCCATATTAATTGTTTTTCAACCGGAGATCCGCCGCTTCCTTTTAAAACTCGGCAAGGCAGGGCTTGGTGACAGGGAAAACATTTGGGACTTTATTCGCGGCAACAAGAAAAAACGCACGAAGCAGCAGGATCAGGATGCCGTTGAAATTGAAAGTGCCATTGATTATTTCTCCAGAACCAAAACCGGCGCACTGATGGTATTCTACTCCACTTTCAAATTAAATGATTTTAACAGTCCTGGCGTAAAAATAAATGCAGTGATTTCAGCAAAGCTGCTGGAAAGCATCTTTGAAAAATCGAGCCCATTGCATGATGGCGCAGTCATCATCTCACAAAATAGAATTGTATTTGCCGGAACCGTACTTCCCATATCCGAGAGTTCATCGGTTCCGGAACGGGCCGGCCTGCGACACCGCGCTGCTATCGGCATTACGGAGGAAACGGATGCGATCTCCATTGTAGTATCAGAAGAAACAGGCATGATCTCATTCGCCCGCAATGGTAAAATAAATTCTATCCAATCCATCCAAGAAATGAAACAGGTGCTGCATGCAGCATTAGGTGGATAA